Proteins co-encoded in one Neovison vison isolate M4711 chromosome 9, ASM_NN_V1, whole genome shotgun sequence genomic window:
- the PHF24 gene encoding PHD finger protein 24 has translation MGVLMSKRQTVEQVQKVSLAVSAFKDGLRDRPSIRRTGELPGSRRGTVEGSVQEVQEEKEAEASTPVLQEESSTKRAAWERLRDGRGVEPEEFDRSNRFTPPAFIRPTRKLDDDKPPDICLEPRELVVNDEMCDVCEVWTAESLFPCRICTKVFHDGCLRRMGYIQGDSVAEVTETAHTETGWSCHYCDNLNLLLTEEEMYSLTETFQQCKVIPDCSLTLEDFLRYRHQAAKRGDSNRALSEEQEEQAARQFAALDPEHRGHIEWSDFLSHESLLLLQQLRPQNSLLRLLTVKERERARATFLARGNGSTISEAECRAAQHSWFCKRLAEAPSCSVSISHVGPIADSSPASSSSKSQDKALLPTEQESRFVDWPTFLRENVVYILAARPNSAAIHLKPPG, from the exons ATGGGGGTGTTGATGTCCAAGCGGCAGACAGTAGAGCAGGTACAGAAGGTGAGCCTGGCTGTGTCTGCTTTCAAGGATGGACTACGGGACAGGCCTTCCATCCGGCGCACCGGTGAGCTTCCAGGGTCCCGCCGTGGCACTGTAGAGGGCTCTGTCCAGGAGGtacaggaggagaaggaagcagaggcaaGTACCCCAGTACTGCAAGAAGAGAGCAGTACCAAACGTGCAGCCTGGGAGAGGCTCCGAGATGGGCGTGGAGTGGAGCCGGAGGAGTTTGATAGGAGTAATCGTTTCACACCGCCGGCTTTCATCCGCCCCACCCGGAAGCTGGATGATGACAAGCCTCCTGATATCTGCTTGGAGCCCAGAGAACTT GTTGTCAACGATGAGATGTGTGATGTCTGTGAGGTCTGGACAGCTGAGAGCCTCTTCCCATGCAGGATCTGTACCAAGGTTTTCCATGATGGCTGTCTGCGCCGCATGGGCTACATCCAAGGAGATAGCGTGGCAGAGGTGACTGAGACAGCCCACACAGAAACTGGCTGGAGCTGCCACTACTGT gataATCTCAACTTGCTGCTAACTGAGGAGGAAATGTACAGCCTCACAGAGACCTTTCAGCAGTGTAAAGTCATTCCCG ATTGCTCTCTGACACTGGAGGACTTCCTGCGCTACCGCCACCAAGCAGCAAAGCGGGGGGACAGTAACAGGGCTCTAAGCGAGGAGCAAGAGGAACAGGCAGCCCGCCAGTTTGCAGCCCTGGACCCTGAACATCGAGGACACATAGAGTGGTCTGACTTCTTGTCCCATGAGTCCCTCCTACTTCTGCAGCAATTGCGTCCCCAG AACTCTCTGTTAAGACTTCTGACAGTCAAGGAGCGGGAACGAGCCCGGGCCACCTTCCTCGCCCGGGGCAATGGGAGTACTATCAGTGAGGCAGAGTGCCGTGCAGCCCAGCACTCTTGGTTCTGCAAACGCCTTGCAGAGGCTCCTTCCTGCAGTGTCAG CATCAGCCATGTGGGTCCCATAGCAGACAGCAGCCCAgctagcagcagcagcaagagtCAGGACAAGGCTCTGCTGCCCACAGAGCAGGAGTCCAG ATTTGTGGACTGGCCTACATTCTTGCGGGAGAATGTTGTCTACATCTTGGCTGCTCGCCCCAACAGTGCAGCAATTCATCTGAAACCCCCAGGATAG